AACTATTGAGAAgcataatatgaaaaataaagttaagaCCAAGTCAAATACTGTTTGCAGTTGGACAGAATCAGATTGGAAATGACAGCGATATTCAAATGTTGCAACACCAACAAAAAGAAGTGCAGCCCAAATCCATTAGATCATGCTTTATATACCATCAATTCCTTTGGTTATTATCCTACATCCAATCTCTCCCCTATTTTTTTACCAGATCTCAATAGAAATACGCATTTTCCTCATTAACACAGTGGCAAGATGCTTGTATATCTGAAAGATATTTCTGTATATGAACAATAATTATGAGCAAAAGAAAGGTAGGCATCACAAGCTGCAAGCTCTCATTAACTAAACTCTCATTAACTAAACGCCTATGCAATTTTTGCTTCCACTTAACAAGTACAAAATCCTGGTTGATCAAGCAAAAATAAGTAGATAGAaggtcacaaaaaaaaaattcaccgtGCTTCTTCAAATGACTCCAATTGATCATGACTGGATTCACAAACATGCACAGACTAATCACAAATAATTTGTTATATAGTTAATGATTTTACCTGAAAAACAGAATCTTTTGTGGCAGGAAGAAGTGAAAGGCTGAAAATGGAATCGAAACTTTTTGGCACTGCTCTTGCACCATCCTGTCACATCAcaatagcataaaaataaattataaacagaACAAGGTACGCATACACATACAAGGCCGTGCATGACAAATAGAGTCTCTTGCCTTCAAGTTTACAAGCATAACAATATCTTCATCAGCATTTGCACCCTGCTCCATGCTGAGCAAACTCATACATTGGCTATACAACTCTGGACTGGCAAGTTCTGATGAAATGTCCAGCTTAGAGAGATAAGCATGGGCAAAATGACTCCTATCATCACTACTTTGCATTTTAGGCGGATCAGGCATCTTCTCAAGGATAGTTTTAGGCATAGACCTCGAAGATTCTTTTGCTGAAGCAACAGCTGACTTTGTTTCTACAATTTCAGCTTGGACCTTTTGATGAGTATTTTCATTTTGCGACTCGTGACCTACTTGTCCAGCCGAAAGATTCTCCATAGGTGCCTGCACTGGAAAATCCTCTTTCACAGAAGCTGCTGGCGAGTCCATATTCACATCACCATTTTGTGTTTTCCATATATCAGTGCCAGTTTCCCATCCCCTACCATTCAACTGATGCCTATTCTGGTCCCATTCTTGCCCATATGCATGTGGTTCATCCCTAAACACACCATTATTTCCATCCCATCCATGCATTTGAGAAGGTCCTGACCCATCTATCATATTATGCCACCCAAGTGGTCGCAAATGACCAGAAAACCTGTCAGCATCAGGTATGTGGTAAGGAATCCCAGAGTGGTTAATTTCCATAGAAGGCCTGGCACTGAACAGTGGTGGAGATGCAAAATGAGACATCATTGCTTGAAAACTTCCATGTGGCCCATGTTGGAAAGGCATGTAGCCATTTGGCATGGGTGAAGACCAGTTTGGGACACCTCTCCAAGCATTTCCTTGACCTCTTCCCAGATTGGGATCGCCGCCTCCTCTCTTGTAGCGGGTGTTAACTCTACTATCTTCTTCTAGTGAACCCATAAAAGATGGGCTGCCACCTCCACCCCTGAAGGCATGTGGAGGAATCAAAGCAGAATTGTTCTGATTAGTTCTGTTATAAAAGGATGAATCACCTGGAGTTGACTCATCTGATAGAGGCTTCTCCAAAGGTAAATCCCGACCTAGTCTGTCATCAGCAGAGGGCACATCTCTAGCACTGATGGAACCACTTCTCCTCCTCGCTGATTCTTCAATGTCAACACTCCGCCTGACACCAGTTCTGTTTGCATATCTGCGCTCATGGCTTGATGAAGGGGATCTGTCAACCAAGCCCCGGGGTGAAGCTCTAGAACTTAAAGACCTCTCAATCGACAACTCACCCAGATGGCCATCATCCATTTTAATAGGTTTATCAGAAGACCTATACTTGGATGCTCTCTCTGATGTTACTGGGAAATCAGTAGCCTCTCTTGACGAAATTGCTTTCGACCTCTGTTCGATCACAGCATCCCTGTACTTTGATTCTTCTGCTTTGAAATGCCtataacagaaaaaataaaaaccatcacCATCTTCCAGTTTGATTCAAGAAATTACCTAAGAGCAgtaaataactataaaattttgtttgatcaTTGAAGTGGGTTCCACACACAAATAATTTAACTGGGACATCAATTTTAGAAATTGGTCAATAATCAAAGAGATAGGTTCTTTATTATACATGAATGCAATCTACCTACTACTAAAAGTGTGAAGCAAATGACTgaaaatggaaataaaatatTCGACTAAGAAGTGTGAACCCTAGCACTCcgcaaaaagataaaaatatacttgtttagataaaaatagactgatttcattttttttatttcattcacaCATGCTAGTGAACATGAGTATGACATAAAAGTACTGCAATCTATTACACCAATAAAGGGCTCTTCAATTTTGTCATAAGCAAAGTAGAGCAGCAGTTCTAATATACAAAAGAAATCTTTGAATCAAATCAACCTTCACAAGCAGAATTAAAGCACATGTATGTAAGTTTACAAtttccaaaacataaaatatcaatttggaATTGTCATTTTATCTCTTCACTAATTTAAGACATATTGATAGTTACCTGTACTCTTCAACAGCCCCATGTGAACTGGTATCTGGGGAAGTCCTCCGTCTATTACTGCTAACATTATTATCTAGATGGGCCTGCCGTGATTGAGACCTTCCCCTGTCATCCGACTCAACTCTCCCACTGCTCAAAGATTTCTTTTCCATGTCAGGATAAGGTGCCTTTATACCCTTGGATTTAGTATCATTATAGTCATCATGATCTTCAGGAGATCTTTTCCTTCCCCTGCTATCTTTGTATCTGGCACTACGATCATCAATATGTGCCCCGTCATAGTCAAGATTACGTTCATGGTCTCTGTCACGGTCTCGCTCCCGCTCCCTATCCCGGTCCCGATCACGGTCTCGTTCCCTATCACGATTACGATCATGATCACGGTCACGGACAATATCAAACTCGTGATCATGATCACGGTCACGGTCACGGTCACGGTCACCGTCTTGTGGCTTagatttcttttgaatttctgGACCATCCTTCTCATCCCTTGCATGCTTCTCATCAGACCTGCTGTTAATGTTATCTCTTGTACCACGCTCATCTTTTTGCTTATCATCTCGATGCCTATTTTCCCTGCCCGTGTCTTCATGATACTTGTCTCTATATCTATCATCATTGTGCTTCTCATCCTTTGGTTTTCCATCCTTGACAACATCCTCCCTTGAGGATAAGCGTTTTCCATTTGCATCTCCAAAATCATCCTGTTGCTTATCCCCATCAACAGAATCATCTCTCTTTCTCCTAATTCGTCTATCAGACTGGTTCTCTGATTCAGGACTTCGCAATTGATCATTTGCTGCCACAAGCATAAATCAACACGTAAACTTGATGTTCAGCAAGAAGAGCCAAGATATGGGGGGGAAAAAAAGCGGATTAAGCAACAGGACCATGATATCCCAACTGCAAGAAGTGTACAGACATCTAAAGTAAAACATTAAGGCTGCTTATGTGTAAAGAAGGGGgggtataaataaataatcaaagatATACCACCACTGCTGCTGGAATGACAAAAACAGGTAGCAAGCCCCCATGTAGACACATAGCCAACATGATGTAACAATTAATCATGTGCCTATCAGTATATCTAATGAAGACAAACTAAGCATTATTAAAGTGACTGGATATTCCCTCCTCACATTATTAAACCATCCAACACCCAAGACAAGATTGTCAACAGCATTCATTTCATAATTTCAGGAAAACAAATGAAGGCAATATGAAATATGTTGGATTGCTTCACTAAATCCAACAAAATAGCACAAAGAAATATGTTCTATGTTCTCCTCTCCAAATTACTGTATTTCCAATCTAATCTAATACTACTTCATAAAATATTCTCTTTGAATGCAGGATAGGAAAGATATCCTCGTTCATAATAACTTGGAAGATATCAGTAACAGCTCTCAAGAAGCACTTCAAGAAGATaggaaacaaaaatttttaaGGCAATTTGAAACCCCCGTGAAGAATGAAGTGCAGTAACAACAATGTGAAAATACAGAGGAAAATTTTACCTTGTTCCAAATTATTACTAACTAAAATAAGAAGATGCAGATAACAGGTATAATTTAACATTCCAAACTCATCTATGGAGATATATCATAAAGTCTTAACAAAATTGTATAAACAAGAGATCTTTTGCAGCAATGTTCCAATCACAACAACTGTCTGTTGCTTTTCAAGAGGAATTCAAATGACACAAAGCTTACATGCAATAGAAGATTGTGCATCAAATACACCAGAAAAACCATATCAGGTTGAAAAAACCAATTGAGCAAACAGGTAACCGTGCATGATATCTACAGTTATTTCAAGCAATCTATTAACTCCCTAGGTCCCTCAACACATGTTGAATGTCAAAGGACTAGACAAACTCCGGCTAAAGTGGTAATGTAGACAACACATTCACTGAGTAGGAGTGGAAGTAAATGGTCTTGATACCAAAAAAATAGCCATCCATGATATCTTCATTGACTCATTTTACACATAACTGTAATTTCTTAATGCACAGTATCagtaaaatcaaatgaaatactTTATTTCCCTTGTCTCCAAGAAAACAActtcaaataaataggaattttaaaaacactataaatatGTTGGGGAACATGATGGAGTGTGGAGTAATGTAATGAAGAATGAAACAAGcaccatttttttcttccattgcATTCAATTATACTCCAGAAGGTTCTTCCAGACATCTTGTAAGGGCACTAAAAGTTGACTGGAAGAGAAAAGACTCTGTTCTCAAATCCATACCCACAGTTAAATGGATTGTGCGTCTGAAGTACTTAAAAGAGTATAGATCAGAAACACTGGATTGAAGATCAAACCACTCAATGTTATATGGATAATTGTGTCATGGTCAACCATACCCAGGGGTACACGTGATAGGCAACGAAGTACTGATATATTTTCTTCTACTGTCAACTTTTGTCTATCATCAAATAACTAGAAATCATCCACAAAAAACATGAGCAAGTTACGTTAAAATCTGTGTGCATAGCTTAACAAACTAGGGAAGGTGAGATCACCATATTAACAGATCACAAGTCCATTTTCAATTTTCCATACCCTACATATAACAATTTAGAGAATAAGCATTTGAAACCCTTTCCTTACACCTACAAGGACTGTCTCGTATACACAGGCAAGTATCATAGACTCTAATCTGAATTTCTTATGTGCCTTAAATGCAGGCCTTCTTCTCATAATCACTGCTGATCcattttcaaaaggagaaatttCACATTTCAGTctaaaccaaaatgaaaatgaaaataaacattttttattacatgAGGGACACTCAAATCCTTATTAAATGTAcatctaaaatatcataaacaaatTCCAGATATTGATTAGAAATCCTCTTCAACTCGCAGGATCTAAATCATTTTAACTTATTAAAGACACTTCAACACACAAGACTCTAGGGACAGGCCAGGTAGAGGTGACTCAACAATCACAAGTAAAATTCACAGAGAAAAGAAACCTTAAAGCTACGCATTATTAAATTGAGCCCTCCAAGACCACAAATAACTAAACTTTCCCTtgtttcattaaaaagaaaaaaaacttcccGCAATCACTTCTAACAATTCAAAACAGCATTCTTGTAGTTTAACAAACAGCAAACAAAATAAGCACACAAATCCACAAACACCCACATCCGACATTCAAAGAACACATTTCAACCATTACAAGCCAACCCATTGTTACCTTACCAGTTTTTTCAGAAACTTGTTTTCCTCCACGCGAATACTCCTCAACCTCAATCCGCTTCTCACTTCTCccctcttttcctttcttttccctctccctctccctatccctttccctttccctttccctttccctcTCCTCCTTTCTACTACTCTCCCTATACCTTCCCTCACTCTTCTTCTCCACGCTATCATCCCTCCTCCTACTCTTCGACCTCTCCTCGCTCCCTTTCTCCTTCCCCTTCTTCTCACCTTTCTCCTCCTCTCCACCATTCCACCTATCATTATTTTCCTCTGCTCTATCTTTTCTCCTCTTTGACGAAGAGGAGGAATACTCCTCTACATATTCCCCATTTAAAGATTCCTTATTTTCTTTGTTCTCCTTTATATCTAACTTTCTCTTCTCGCTCGAAACCCTAACACTGCTACTATTGCTAATATTCTCCTCTTTCACCGCAGCGGCCACCTTTTTCTCTTTCAAGCTCGAATTTTTCTCCGAATCTGAATACTCTCTCGAGCTATGCTTGCTCGATTTGTGTCGGGAACTTCTCGGCATCCTCACTAAATCCCCGACCTCTCAAAATTTTGAAGTTGAAACCCTAACAAAATCGAAACtgtaaaaaccctaatttttcaaaatcatcgATTGCTAATCACTAATCGAATCCAAAACCAAACCCTAATTTTTGAAAATCTGAAGATCCTAGAAGTAAGTCACAAGCCCTAAATGGAATTGAGTACGAGAGATTTTTATCGTAAACGGGGAAGACAGATCGCCGGCGGGACTGGGTGCAAGAAAGGGATGGGAGTTTGAGAAAATTACGAGAGAACCAAGAGGAATAGAGACTGGATATGAAGTCGGTTAGGGATAAATTTGGAATAATAGAGGTTTATGTGATTTTGAAGAGCAGAGGAAAAACGCATGTGTTTCTTTGTGTGATAAATTTGAGGGCCTTGTGTTGTGTTTGATGAGTGACTTGGAGAAGACCTTGGTAGAGATGGTTTTACATAAACTATATTTTAGTCCTCATAAGTTTCACTTTATTTATGTTCAGTTCTttatgtttgaaattttttaatattgtaattttaagagATCATTATTGATCTTTCCACattctttttttgagaaatctaatacattaattaaaataaaatcccatCATTACttgtttgcattttaaaaaaaaatattttttattaactttaaattaatatgttttagtgtattcaaatcattttgatgtgttgatatcaaaaatattttttaaaaaataaaaaaatattattatcatgctttttgaaacgcaaagttatttgaaaagcaattacaatcataaattatttgaaaagttattttttattactattcaattattgatttttttttaatatttttaaaaagatataaagtgaaacaattaagggtcaaaataactgatataaaataattaaaagtcaaagtattaaattaattttttatttatttgaattttacaaggtttatcaaatatatgAAGGTTTTGGTTATTAGAAATGAACGGTGAAAAAACATTGTCAcagtataatttttatttattggatgGAAGAGATCCCATTTATATTGGCTGGAAGAATTATATATCAGTAGTGTATAATAATTTCTCCTCCTAATTTTCTAATGGATGAGGTCTGTATTAGATTTTTTGGAAACTATAAGatgaatattaatgaaaaattaaattataaaggcTGAAGATGGAAATTATTGAATCTGTAGGGGTCAGGATATAGCTTACCAGACAATATGTATCAATGTGGGGGTATGCTCCTAGTCCTAGGTGAAAACGGTCTGGATTGAGggttaaagttattttatagaAAGTATATTTGGTTTAGGGTGGtttgatgtttatatatatttggttaaaattataattaaaattaaagttaaataaaaaaatagtttaatatatttagttaaaaatattttttaaattgaggttataaaataattcaaaaggatatatattaatattaatgtttttaatttaaatattgtagatttaactactactattacatcattaaataaataatattttatattaaatattttttattgttccattaactTATCGACAGtttcatcacgtatgaaattcatccgataaggaTTATAGTtcccatgattttttgagcatgcaacaaaatcaagtaaaatatcattataaataaaattgaaattgcgatcaaattctgaaAATGTTACATCATCACGTGATctctttctaatttatatagtgtcattaaataatattaaacactaattttttgaataaaacacaattaaaaaacaataaattttttttaatggatcgGTTCTTCACTGttcacttcaaaaaataaacagtgCAGAGTGATTTAATTCACTCTGCACAGACACGACACTAATGGAGAAGCAAATTCATGCTGCTTTCGGGTAACCTCCAGGTCCTCCAGTCGAAACATAAATGATAATGGATCCCACACATAGCAATTAACGTTTTATATTTTACCAAAcattttgtttatgtgatttGCTTCAAAAACATAAGTAACTACAGAAACAAACACTGTCTAAGTTGGGTTACAAttacttatttgtttttgtgtttaaaaaatattaaaaagtaaatctttaaattaatatttttttagtattttaaaattattttgatgagttaatatcaaatataattatttatatatatatatattattttaatatatttttaaataaaaaaatattttaaaaaataattattaccacaaCCATAAATACTTCAAATTAAAGAATCCAATTATGAACCCCCACAGGAGTAGAGAGTGTGAGGGTGATTGAGTGTTTCCAAGAGTAGTGAATTTTCACGAATGATAGTATACCATTAGTTTGAAATTTATAAGGCTCTTTAATTTTTGTGAGCTTGATTTAACGAAGAAAGAGGATAAGTGTTCAATTTGAGTGActgtttgtgttttgttttgaagttCCAATTATGCTTTCCAGTAAAAGgcattaaaattgatatttttcactagaaaatataaatttcatcgTAGGTGCATAGCCATGAgaaaactatagttttcatataTGATAAAAGTTTTGAGTCGGTAAATAACTTATCTTATTGAATTGTTGGGTGGATAAATAgctaaagcaattttttttatcaaaataatttatttttatttttcttttaattttttgattttaactAGATCTAGTTTGGTTGGATCAACTAAATAGTAGGTTAAGTTGCTAAATCACGTAcctaaattattaacaaaaataattcaaattaaaacttgaCCCGAATCAAGTCTCCAGTTACAAATTTACTTAATAAACTCATCAAGACATGTTCAAACAAGATAGtatatggaagaagaagaatcggAGAAATGTTGCAAGTTACGGAAAATATGTTGACATTTTTTTCAGGAATAACAGAACAAAAGGTCTCATGTTTTACCCTATTCAAATTCAATTCTCCATCGTCaagatattttattaacaaaaattaaactttgtggGACTTTTactatagtatttttattattcactcTCTCACAAAACACTGCAAATTAGTGAgcaattttaaacttaaattcaTACCTagctatatattttcttaaaagaaaggGTTGGATTAaaagacataattaaattaaaggacaAAGAACGGCTAAAATAGATGGCATcttagaattttaattaaaaagttcatttaattaatcaatccctttaattttttcaaattcaattttagtatcaaactttgtttttcttgttttttactcttttgttttgttaaaagagATAGAAACTCGTTAGATTCTAATGTGGAATGAgaattttatcattatcaacaattctaaccataaaaataattaaatttttttatcaatgagtTCCATTTCATGAAAGAAGTTTGacctatgtgttttttttccttctccatgCCATAAACCTAACCGTGAGAATAAGTTTTTGCTTAGGgttgatttctattatttttagttgtttgttggattttttatgGTCATAGATATGTTTATCAAGATGTATAATGTGTTTTATAAGGTATTTTGgatcaaaataagttgaaaatatattttgaattgaaaaatcaaacccCTGAATTTTTCACGACCCTTAATCGTTGAAATAAATGTAAAGCAGACGACATGTCATATGTTGtcattaagaaagaaaaacaaaagaacaaactCAAGCTCCTGGGTTGGGCTGGAAGGCCCGCACATTTgcgttgttttgttttaatacttAGACCCATAAAGatagtcttcttttttttttgttattttatgtatggtttaagaaaaactGGCAAAACAAATCATTGTACCCAATTAAATCTATTATTTGGGTAGTAGGTTTAACATGTTAATCCACAACATTTTgggtattatttgttttttaaaatgtttttttgtccctcaattttaaaaaaatacaatttcatcattttttttattaatgatctattttatttatttaactcaaACCTAAAAGAATGTAATTTCATCATATGTTGTCAATAATCTACCTTTATTACCCCGGCCCCACATGcttattacatttttttatttttaaaaattatgttatttcatACAAAGAAAATATCATGTGTTTTAttgtcatgtaattaaataaaaaaataatctccaagacaaaaatatttattgaatctAATGACATGCATGACTTGTGTCAGATGTTTTCTTGTTGGACTTGAgctcactttatttttttaatcaaatattatttttacaaattttattatttaatattgagcttttttatttggttttttaggatTATTCTAGCGAATTTTGCAGGCAAGCCCAAATTAACCCAAGTGAATCAAATGTTTTTCCATCTAagtattaaatcaaaatatcatttaactcatggttaaaatttttttttttagaagacaCATCACCaatatttaaacatttttttttttgctatgtaAAAAAACTCGCTCTAACCTGTGTTACAACGTAGACCAATAATCAAGTACTAATCAAAACATCATATGGTGTGAGTTTTTCACTCTAGCCATATACATAGTTTATTATGGATTGCTAGAGGAAAATTACTTATTTACCCttaagtgtaaaaaaaaaaaaaaaaaaaggaagcccTAAGGTTAAGAGTGctttggaaaatacttttttaccCTCATGGTCAACAAAACTTGGAGTTGTTAACAAAGagcttttttaacttttcataaactttcaaacagtAAAAATACTTCTTTACCATCATGATCAAAAAATTGTTAGGCTAATAGACAAGGTtcataagttatatatatatatatcgggtTCATTTgggtgttttggtatttttacattgatcttttaattttttaatcatagaaGTTGTCAACGCATGTTGTTGAGCACATGCCGATGAGTGAGTGGCGTCCATGTCATTTAGGCGATGCGTGTGATGTTACCTAGTGGCTAAACCTGATCTTCTGTCATCTCTTTGAATGCGCCACTAAGTCCTCTTCTACATGGTATGATGAGTGACGGTGTATGGTGATCAGATTATTGTCGATggtccttttttttcctctctcctaCTAGGTAAAATGCAtgattgtctttttcttttcaatttcaattctcattctcttaattttttatttcattcttattcctcttatatattttttttcaaattagtttttcaattacAAATCCTCAtatgttctgtttttttatttcatttgttattcttttgatttttcttttcttttcccttttgttaaattttttttgctttcaattttattcttcaatcaaagtt
The sequence above is drawn from the Populus alba chromosome 15, ASM523922v2, whole genome shotgun sequence genome and encodes:
- the LOC118057147 gene encoding uncharacterized protein; protein product: MPRSSRHKSSKHSSREYSDSEKNSSLKEKKVAAAVKEENISNSSSVRVSSEKRKLDIKENKENKESLNGEYVEEYSSSSSKRRKDRAEENNDRWNGGEEEKGEKKGKEKGSEERSKSRRRDDSVEKKSEGRYRESSRKEERERERERERDREREREKKGKEGRSEKRIEVEEYSRGGKQVSEKTANDQLRSPESENQSDRRIRRKRDDSVDGDKQQDDFGDANGKRLSSREDVVKDGKPKDEKHNDDRYRDKYHEDTGRENRHRDDKQKDERGTRDNINSRSDEKHARDEKDGPEIQKKSKPQDGDRDRDRDRDHDHEFDIVRDRDHDRNRDRERDRDRDRDRERERDRDRDHERNLDYDGAHIDDRSARYKDSRGRKRSPEDHDDYNDTKSKGIKAPYPDMEKKSLSSGRVESDDRGRSQSRQAHLDNNVSSNRRRTSPDTSSHGAVEEYRHFKAEESKYRDAVIEQRSKAISSREATDFPVTSERASKYRSSDKPIKMDDGHLGELSIERSLSSRASPRGLVDRSPSSSHERRYANRTGVRRSVDIEESARRRSGSISARDVPSADDRLGRDLPLEKPLSDESTPGDSSFYNRTNQNNSALIPPHAFRGGGGSPSFMGSLEEDSRVNTRYKRGGGDPNLGRGQGNAWRGVPNWSSPMPNGYMPFQHGPHGSFQAMMSHFASPPLFSARPSMEINHSGIPYHIPDADRFSGHLRPLGWHNMIDGSGPSQMHGWDGNNGVFRDEPHAYGQEWDQNRHQLNGRGWETGTDIWKTQNGDVNMDSPAASVKEDFPVQAPMENLSAGQVGHESQNENTHQKVQAEIVETKSAVASAKESSRSMPKTILEKMPDPPKMQSSDDRSHFAHAYLSKLDISSELASPELYSQCMSLLSMEQGANADEDIVMLVNLKDGARAVPKSFDSIFSLSLLPATKDSVFQRAMDYYKKERPGLSGLPIVNGGTINAISTTKVKDEPIDDGHKAEEPVLNQDEEMHDVPELNLDQKKAEDVPLADTHEEPVELVSKDYAQAPTPSQDFPVQALSQDNLEKPVEIPSGDKIDGVPSEPGNSEGVKGSIPSPDNASQASSISPAEGVEDNALQCAEEGRGSGDAICGPLFFSDDSLKASGALMSGSNESESVILSRIHHSPESTH